The following coding sequences are from one Streptomyces dengpaensis window:
- a CDS encoding TIGR02391 family protein — MTQMNKDWAIAKLKAFLVTARVTYVPDAPNTVGFWGYKFDQPKAEVQAAAQIVEQILDRVLPVWRTAEWEEAARQPMWRHREAAHRAIALLEAEQELQENLGSGAPQLDASTLHPWVWGSVQGLWGSGHFREAVGAAARAVNAQAQAKLERRDASEAKLLSDAFSTNAPVAGHPRLRLSANDGGDTFRNRHDGAGNYARGVYAAIRNPIAHEEDEELQENEALEQLAAFSILARWIDTATVEKAG; from the coding sequence ATGACGCAGATGAACAAGGACTGGGCCATCGCAAAGCTGAAGGCTTTCCTCGTCACTGCCCGGGTGACGTACGTGCCGGACGCCCCGAACACCGTTGGTTTTTGGGGCTACAAGTTCGATCAGCCCAAGGCGGAGGTGCAGGCTGCGGCGCAGATTGTGGAGCAGATTTTGGACCGTGTGCTGCCTGTCTGGCGAACCGCGGAGTGGGAGGAGGCCGCGAGGCAGCCGATGTGGCGCCATCGTGAGGCGGCGCACCGTGCGATCGCCCTGCTGGAGGCGGAGCAGGAGCTGCAGGAGAACCTTGGCAGTGGTGCGCCCCAGCTCGATGCGTCCACGCTGCATCCATGGGTCTGGGGCAGCGTGCAGGGCTTGTGGGGCAGCGGCCACTTCCGTGAAGCGGTCGGAGCTGCTGCGAGGGCGGTGAACGCCCAGGCTCAGGCGAAGCTCGAGCGCAGGGATGCTTCGGAAGCCAAGCTCCTGTCCGACGCCTTCTCTACCAACGCACCCGTTGCGGGGCACCCTCGTCTGCGCCTGAGTGCGAACGACGGAGGCGATACGTTCCGCAACCGTCACGACGGTGCCGGGAACTACGCGCGGGGCGTGTATGCGGCCATCCGGAACCCCATCGCCCACGAAGAGGACGAGGAACTTCAAGAGAACGAGGCCCTGGAGCAGCTCGCCGCTTTCAGCATCTTGGCGAGGTGGATAGACACCGCCACGGTCGAAAAGGCCGGTTGA
- a CDS encoding ATP-binding protein, with product MTTWDGFHAFATTPAAAPPPPGAPPRSLAERLAYHSRFVTVRTPAIDTLAKNVRTLMILGRHQTVTARPSLIVTGPAGAGKTTALLQVGRVCHLAHTRRHGPTATAGHVPVAYVLVPPAATAKTLALEFARYLGIPATTRMSQAQITSAVCHTYTAAHVELVMIDEIHRLNPRTTTGAQTADWIKDLTERIGATFIYAGIDVTTTPLFTGVRGAQLAGRASLIDCAAFPARLGEAEPFRDLITAMENALDLRHHKPGTLPHLAPYLHERTAGRIGSLARLIRQAAITAISDGTERITKTTLDAIRLDHLAEQHHRPRKGGNSSTP from the coding sequence GTGACCACCTGGGACGGCTTCCATGCCTTCGCCACCACACCCGCAGCGGCCCCTCCCCCGCCCGGAGCGCCGCCCCGCAGCCTCGCCGAACGCCTCGCCTACCACTCGCGGTTCGTCACCGTACGCACACCGGCCATCGACACCCTCGCCAAGAACGTGCGCACCCTGATGATCCTCGGCCGCCACCAGACCGTCACCGCACGGCCCTCCCTCATCGTCACCGGCCCCGCCGGCGCCGGGAAAACCACCGCCCTGCTGCAGGTCGGCCGCGTCTGCCACCTCGCCCACACCCGACGCCACGGCCCCACAGCCACAGCCGGACACGTCCCCGTCGCCTACGTCCTGGTCCCGCCCGCCGCCACCGCCAAAACCCTCGCCCTCGAATTCGCCCGCTACCTCGGCATCCCCGCCACCACCCGCATGTCCCAGGCCCAGATCACCAGCGCCGTCTGCCACACCTACACAGCCGCCCACGTCGAACTGGTCATGATCGACGAAATCCACCGCCTCAACCCCCGCACCACCACCGGCGCCCAGACCGCCGACTGGATCAAAGACCTCACCGAACGCATCGGCGCCACCTTCATCTACGCCGGCATCGACGTCACCACCACACCCCTGTTCACCGGCGTCCGCGGCGCCCAACTCGCCGGCCGCGCCTCCCTCATCGACTGCGCCGCCTTCCCCGCCCGCCTCGGCGAGGCAGAGCCCTTCCGCGACCTCATCACCGCCATGGAAAACGCACTCGACCTACGCCACCACAAACCCGGCACCCTCCCCCACCTGGCCCCCTACCTCCACGAGCGCACCGCCGGACGCATCGGCAGCCTCGCCCGCCTCATCCGCCAGGCCGCCATCACCGCCATCAGCGACGGCACCGAACGCATCACCAAAACCACCCTCGACGCCATCCGCCTGGACCACCTCGCCGAACAACACCACCGCCCCCGTAAGGGCGGGAACAGCAGCACCCCGTGA
- a CDS encoding Mu transposase C-terminal domain-containing protein, with the protein MTGQQERWRPVVAVGAHVVHRGETWQVAALQGQQLCLVQENGAEKTLLMGHLFADPGFEVVGARAPQAVPQWGLFETVPAAAQQRALAWLPHIREVETGWPHPPGSRAGQTMRPQYDPKRWTLAERDAAKARELTLLGFARVTRTTVERMRLAYRRQGLWGLVDKRTVRSARPAGRADERVVAAVLEALRRQRGRSRGTVKGLRVLTGQILDDLHGPQAVALPPPSSFYRLVNALADPAELPGRAAHTATAPARMPSAPLVLRPGEQVQIDTTRLDIMAVLEDGTLGRPELTIAVDVATRSILAAVLRPHSTKAVDAALLLAEMAVPHPARPTWPQSLHLSRAEVPYERMLSLDERLEGAAARPVIVPETIVVDRGKIYLSACFVAACEMLGVSVQPAPPRRPQAKAVVERTFGAINDLFCQHVAGHTGSSPLRRGPDVAAEARWTVPQLQDLLDEWITCGWQNRPHDGLRHPVLPKTALTPNQMWAALITLSGYVPVPLTGADYLELLPVRWQPITDRGIRLNHRTYNHPVLNPYRGRRSPHAGKDGKWEIHHNPHDARQIWIRLTDGQLHAIPWIHRDHVHQPFDEQTWRHVQSEVEQRAGRDQHEADLADALDQLLRRTRGPAETDHSSRRRKTRPTSSAAQLSTLPDLPGQQGARDTQTADPAVETAGHAPVTQADSGTHSAHGGPTPGLDWSESLDDPIGADPATGTGTGTGTGTHKQDGTDMRPAGVDGYGLWDAEAEAEQW; encoded by the coding sequence GTGACAGGGCAGCAAGAGCGGTGGCGGCCGGTGGTGGCGGTCGGAGCACATGTTGTCCACCGGGGAGAGACCTGGCAGGTGGCCGCTCTGCAGGGCCAGCAGCTCTGTCTGGTGCAGGAGAACGGTGCCGAGAAGACCCTGCTGATGGGTCATTTGTTCGCCGATCCCGGCTTCGAGGTAGTGGGCGCGCGGGCGCCGCAAGCGGTCCCGCAGTGGGGGTTGTTCGAGACCGTGCCGGCGGCCGCCCAGCAGCGGGCTTTGGCGTGGCTGCCCCACATCCGGGAGGTGGAGACCGGGTGGCCGCATCCGCCAGGAAGCCGCGCCGGCCAGACGATGAGGCCGCAGTACGACCCGAAGCGGTGGACGCTGGCCGAGCGGGACGCTGCCAAGGCCAGGGAACTGACGTTGCTGGGCTTTGCCCGGGTGACCCGCACGACGGTGGAGCGGATGCGGCTCGCCTACCGCCGGCAGGGCCTGTGGGGGCTGGTCGACAAACGCACCGTCCGCTCCGCCCGCCCGGCCGGCCGCGCCGACGAACGGGTCGTGGCCGCGGTACTGGAGGCCTTGCGGCGTCAGCGCGGCCGGTCGAGAGGCACCGTGAAGGGACTGCGGGTGCTGACCGGGCAGATCCTCGACGACCTGCACGGGCCGCAAGCGGTGGCGCTGCCGCCGCCGTCGTCGTTCTACCGGCTGGTCAACGCCCTCGCCGACCCGGCCGAGCTGCCCGGCCGGGCGGCGCACACGGCCACCGCACCCGCCCGCATGCCCTCAGCGCCGCTGGTGCTACGGCCCGGGGAACAGGTGCAGATCGACACCACCCGCCTGGACATCATGGCCGTCCTCGAGGACGGCACCCTCGGGCGGCCGGAGCTGACCATCGCCGTCGACGTCGCCACCCGCTCCATCCTCGCCGCCGTGCTGCGCCCGCACAGCACCAAAGCCGTCGACGCCGCCCTGCTCCTGGCCGAGATGGCCGTCCCCCACCCAGCACGGCCCACCTGGCCTCAGTCGCTGCATCTGTCGCGGGCCGAGGTGCCCTACGAGCGGATGCTGTCGCTGGACGAACGGCTGGAGGGCGCGGCCGCCCGCCCGGTCATCGTGCCCGAGACGATCGTCGTCGACCGCGGCAAGATCTACCTCTCCGCCTGCTTCGTCGCCGCCTGCGAGATGCTCGGAGTGAGCGTGCAGCCCGCCCCACCCCGACGCCCGCAGGCCAAGGCCGTGGTGGAACGGACCTTCGGCGCGATCAACGACCTGTTCTGCCAGCACGTCGCCGGCCACACCGGCTCCAGCCCCCTCAGACGCGGCCCTGACGTGGCCGCCGAGGCACGGTGGACGGTCCCGCAGTTGCAGGACCTCCTCGACGAATGGATCACCTGCGGGTGGCAGAACCGGCCCCACGACGGACTGCGCCACCCCGTCCTGCCCAAGACCGCCCTCACACCGAACCAGATGTGGGCCGCGCTGATCACCCTCAGCGGATACGTCCCCGTGCCGCTGACGGGGGCCGACTACCTCGAACTGCTGCCCGTGCGCTGGCAGCCCATCACCGACCGCGGTATCCGTCTGAACCACCGCACCTACAACCACCCCGTCCTCAACCCCTACCGCGGCCGGCGCTCGCCCCACGCCGGCAAGGACGGCAAGTGGGAAATCCACCACAATCCGCACGACGCCCGCCAGATCTGGATCCGCCTCACCGACGGACAGCTCCACGCAATCCCCTGGATCCACCGCGACCACGTCCACCAGCCCTTCGACGAGCAGACCTGGCGCCACGTCCAGAGCGAAGTCGAACAACGCGCAGGCCGCGACCAGCACGAAGCCGACCTCGCCGACGCACTCGACCAGCTCCTGCGCCGCACCCGCGGCCCCGCAGAAACGGACCACAGCAGCCGTCGCAGGAAAACCCGCCCCACCAGCAGCGCAGCACAGCTGTCCACACTGCCCGACCTGCCAGGTCAGCAAGGAGCACGCGATACACAGACCGCCGACCCGGCCGTAGAGACCGCCGGCCATGCGCCGGTCACCCAGGCAGACAGCGGAACGCACAGTGCGCACGGCGGCCCGACGCCGGGCCTGGACTGGAGCGAGAGCCTGGACGATCCCATCGGCGCCGACCCGGCGACCGGCACCGGCACCGGCACCGGCACCGGCACACACAAACAGGACGGTACGGACATGAGGCCGGCGGGGGTAGACGGATACGGGCTGTGGGACGCCGAAGCGGAGGCCGAGCAATGGTGA
- a CDS encoding TnsA-like heteromeric transposase endonuclease subunit: MHGLAVEVAFTEEWGRFTQLPWDLAAGSVRFEELSPVSAFPVAPGGRRAPGWWWSATTGRHVVHGSVAMRTQLMVLDRDPEVTGLSARPARFLWRDPAGGGVRAWVPQLFARYADGTGLLADCPSSPTAGSELTQRARMVLEAACARVGWVYRSLEPPGAVRTANLRWLAGYRHPRHQGPSWLRSALAAVFAVPRPLGDGVALAGDPLQVLPALYHALWAGQLVASLDEPLGQQTVLRTCAASGSGRHASALAAGAGGRGEGGAR, translated from the coding sequence ATGCACGGCCTGGCTGTGGAAGTGGCTTTCACCGAGGAGTGGGGCCGCTTCACTCAGCTGCCCTGGGACCTGGCAGCCGGCTCGGTGCGTTTTGAGGAGCTGTCCCCGGTATCGGCTTTCCCGGTGGCGCCTGGGGGCCGCCGTGCGCCCGGATGGTGGTGGTCGGCCACCACCGGTCGGCACGTGGTGCACGGATCCGTCGCAATGCGCACCCAGTTGATGGTGCTGGACCGCGACCCCGAGGTGACCGGCCTGTCCGCACGACCTGCACGGTTCCTGTGGCGGGATCCAGCCGGTGGGGGCGTACGTGCGTGGGTTCCGCAGCTGTTCGCCCGCTACGCGGACGGCACCGGCCTGCTGGCCGACTGTCCCTCCAGCCCCACCGCGGGCAGCGAGCTGACGCAGCGCGCTCGGATGGTGCTGGAGGCGGCGTGCGCGCGGGTGGGCTGGGTCTACCGGAGTCTGGAGCCGCCGGGGGCGGTGAGGACGGCGAATCTGCGGTGGCTGGCCGGCTACCGGCATCCTCGCCACCAGGGACCGTCCTGGCTGCGGTCCGCGCTGGCCGCCGTGTTCGCGGTGCCGCGGCCGCTCGGGGACGGGGTGGCGTTGGCGGGCGATCCGCTGCAGGTCTTACCGGCCCTGTACCACGCCCTGTGGGCCGGGCAGTTGGTGGCGTCGCTCGATGAACCGCTCGGCCAGCAGACGGTGCTCCGCACCTGCGCCGCCAGCGGCAGCGGCAGGCATGCCTCTGCCCTGGCGGCGGGCGCGGGTGGGCGCGGTGAGGGAGGAGCCCGGTGA